Part of the Desulfoplanes formicivorans genome is shown below.
GCCGGGAATAATTTTGTGCTCACATCATGAAATTATCCGCTTAAGTCTTTCCGTTTACTGTGAGCGACATTTTTACTTTTTGCAGGCAAATCTGTTCAGGTTGTTCTGGACCTTTTTGTACTCCGCAATATCGGCAAAACTGAATACCAATCGTCGGGTGTGGTTGTGGAGCATGTCTCCCACCTTGCGCACCTTGTGCAGGAGCACATCAAGAGGTGTCTCGGGTGTGAGGATGAGGGGATCAAACCTCCAGACAACCTTGTGAGGGCCGAGTCTTTCAGCCAGTCGCTTGAAGGTTTCCACACGTTTTTCCAATGGGGGAACATGGGGTTCCAGACCCTCCCGGTCATAATCGTTGACCGTGAACTGGAAATAGTATTGGGGGATATGCTTGTCCACCAGGTCAAGATACTGCATGAGAGGTCGTGGATTTTTGCTCCAGAAGACAATGACCCGGGCCCTGGCAAAGGAGACATATTGGGGTCTGCGATTAAAGGGATTCACCCAGACCGAGTATCCCTGTTCCAGACGGTGCGCGAACCAGGGCGCGTAAAAAGCCGGAAGATCCGTGGATCTGCTGGCTGAAAGGATGATGGGGGCAACAGCATTCACCGTATCACCCTTTGCTGTGATCAAAGGAATTTTTTCCCATCCTGTGAATTTTTGAGCCATTGGAGAAACTCCCTTAATAGATGAACGCATTGGGATATGAGGAATATGTTTCGCCCACGGATTCAATCAGGTTGCCCTGACAGCAGACTTTGCCCTCCCGGACCGGACTGACCGCATAGGCTTTGTGGAGCATGTCCCGGGTGATAAAGGTCTGCGCATGGGGCCTGGGTGCGAACACATAATAGCAGACCTTGGAAACGGTATGTTGTCCTCGGGAATATGCAATTGGTATCTCCCTTTCCTTGAAACAATTGGTGGCCGTGCATGTTGCGCCCCACAATGCACAGGAGATGGGAGAAACGATTCCCAGACTGGAGCTGCCTTGTTGGATGTGCTGTCGGATTTCCCAAGCCATCCGGATGGGTATCCAGGATTTCATGGTGAAACCGGGCGTGCACACATCCAGCAGTACGCAAATGCCCTTTGGGGTCAAACGATGGGCAATGGTATTGAGAAAACCGGTATAGAACCTGCTTTTGTCACCCCTTTCACGTGTTTATAATACTCGCAAATGGTTTTCCAGGCCATGATGACATCAAAATCGCCCTCACCCATAACTGCTCGCAATTGTTTGCAAAACAATGCCTGATTGCTGTCAAAAACCGTGTGGATCTGCTTGTAGGCCAGAGAAAAGGACAGCCCCTGGTTTTTCACGGCCTGGATAATGTGACCCTGCAAATCAAGGGCGATTGCATTGCCGTCCACGCTGATCACCTCGACCCGTCCTGTGTACCCTGTGCTGTCAAGGGTCAGAAGCAGGCCGCAGAGATTCCCGCCCGTTCCCGAACCAATATCCAGAATGCGCAGAACCGGTTTGGCATGCATGGAGTCGGTCACCATGTCCGGTCTGATGAGTCGGGAAAAAATACCCCTGGATTCGCCAAAAGATCTCGGAAAATAGGTGCCAATGTACTTGCGGTTATGCTCCAGGTCTGCATCAAGATTGTATGCCACTTCCTTGGGCATGGGGCAGTAGCACGCCCTGATGGGACCGGACCGGGAAAATATCAATTGATCAAGAAACACGGGCAAGGCCACCGGGGTCCCGGGTTGCACTGAAGCGGAACCCGGGGCGTCATGATGTGGAGGTGGTGGGGAAAAAGGCGATATGTGCCTGTTGTAAGATGTGGAACGTTGTTTTCCTGTATGCATACAGCCTCCTCGTGGCCATGAACGTGAGCCTTATTGCTTTGGTTCATAAAGACCAACGGGAAGGAATTGGTTTGTTTCAAACCCTTGCAGACAGAAAATGATTTTCAGGCATC
Proteins encoded:
- a CDS encoding DUF1848 family protein; this encodes MITAKGDTVNAVAPIILSASRSTDLPAFYAPWFAHRLEQGYSVWVNPFNRRPQYVSFARARVIVFWSKNPRPLMQYLDLVDKHIPQYYFQFTVNDYDREGLEPHVPPLEKRVETFKRLAERLGPHKVVWRFDPLILTPETPLDVLLHKVRKVGDMLHNHTRRLVFSFADIAEYKKVQNNLNRFACKK